The following are encoded in a window of bacterium genomic DNA:
- the nusB gene encoding transcription antitermination factor NusB yields the protein MRSRHTAREWALRILYAHEMSKDPVDEVFERILADAREDPNLSFCRSLCRRVAEGDQHIDQLIVKAVEKWDIKRIAVLDHVILRMAIAELLYFDDIPYKVTINEAIELAKCYSTAQSGRFVNGILDAISSDLKRSTEPAGDVATGESAP from the coding sequence ATGCGATCTCGTCATACGGCACGCGAGTGGGCTTTGCGCATCCTCTATGCCCACGAAATGTCCAAAGACCCCGTGGACGAGGTCTTCGAGCGGATTCTTGCCGACGCCCGCGAGGATCCGAATCTGTCGTTCTGCCGCTCGCTCTGCCGGCGGGTGGCGGAGGGGGATCAGCACATTGACCAACTCATCGTGAAAGCCGTGGAAAAGTGGGACATCAAGCGCATTGCCGTGCTCGACCACGTCATTCTGCGCATGGCGATTGCCGAGTTGCTCTACTTCGATGATATTCCCTATAAAGTGACTATCAACGAAGCCATCGAACTCGCCAAATGCTACTCCACCGCCCAGAGCGGACGCTTCGTGAACGGTATTCTGGACGCGATCAGCTCTGATTTGAAACGCTCAACCGAACCGGCGGGTGACGTCGCCACCGGAGAGTCCGCCCCGTGA